TCAGATTTTCGAGGATCCACTCCCTGAAGATCTCGTTCGGAACATCCACAAAAGCGACAGAGTCTTTTACCTGGCTCAAGCGCGTCGGTTTAAGCCAGGTATCAAAATTTTGGGGATCAACGCGATTTTCAAGGGATGAAAGGATCTTTTGCCATACATTCATATATAAGGATTTAGCTGATTTATTTTTCACAAAGTTTTCCACAGCCTGTGGAAAACTACTGTTCGTGGTTACTCACGGTATGGCTTGAGTAGGGCCTTTAAAATTTCAAAAAATTATAGCATATTGGATGCCCTGCCGCAATGAATCTTTCGGCAAAAAACGAGGGATTTTGATGTGAAAAACAGCGTTCGGAAGAGCCGCCCTGGGGGACGGGCGGAAGGGTTCAAGTTCACGAGGGGGATCGGCAAATCAGCTTTTCGAGACCTGCTGAATCTGATATCATTCGCAATTCTCTGTGGGTCGATTCAGTCGCCAGTGGGCGACAACAACTCGAGCGGGACGCCAGGGGGACAACGCTGTGATGGGGAATGATCGTTTTCTTCGCGCCTGCCGGCGGGAGCCCGTGGATCGGGTGCCGGTTTGGCTGATGCGGCAGGCGGGGCGCTATATGCGCGAGTATCGTGAAATCCGCCGCAACATCCCCTTCATGGAGCTGGTCAAGGATGTTGAGCTGGCCACCAGGATCTCCCTCCAGCCGTACCGGCGGTTTCAAATGGATGCTGTCATCCTGTTCTCGGACATCCTGGTGCCGGTCCAAGCCATGGGCTTGGATGTCTCCATTCCGGAGGGCGGGCCTAAGATCGCCAACCCGGTGCGCACTTCCCAGGATGTCAAAGAACTCAGGGTCCCGGACCCCACAAGTTCGACGAAATTCGTCCTGGAAATCCTGGAAAGGCTGCGCAAGGAGCTCCGAGACGAAGCCCCGCTCATTGGTTTTGCCGGCGCACCGTTCACCTTGGCGAGCTATATGATCGAAGGTGGCGGGTCGCGCAACTTCGCCGTGATCAAGGCGATGCTTTACAGCCAGCCAGCGACGTTGCATGCTTTGCTCGATAAAATTGCCGCGACCGTTTCGCTTTATGTGCGGGCCCAGATCAATGCGGGCGCGCAGGCGATTCAACTTTTCGATACCTGGGCCGGAGAATTGTCGGCGGCGCAGTACCGGGAATTTGCCCTCCCTTATACGCAGAGGATCTTCGAGTCCATCGGAAATCTGGGCGTGCCGCGCCTCCTTTTTGTGAATGGTTGTGGAGCCTTACTGGAGGCCATGGCGGAGTCCGGAGCCGATGTCCTGAGCGTGGACTGGCGCGTGGATCTCGGTGAGGTTCGCGCGCGGCTCGACTCCACCATCGCCTTGCAGGGCAACGTTGATCCCTGCGTTCTCTTGTCCACACCCGGGGCCGTCGAGCACGAAGCCAAGCAGGCGATCTTCAAGGGGGGTGGACGAGGGCACATTCTCAACCTGGGCCATGGCATCCTGCCGACCACCCCGGAGGAAAACGTAGCGACCTTCGTGGAGACAGCGAAAAAGATCTTTATGGTGCAGCCGAGTCAGGTCGTAAAGCAGCCGTGAACGGCGTGGAACCGGCCCCTGTAGAGACGTCTCTACAGGACGCCGCAACAAAAGAACTAGAAAGAGCGAGGAACAGGTTTTTGGACGAGAAATTGGAAATACGATTTAGAGATCAGCAGGTCGCTTTTCCACTGCAGCTGCTGGAAAAGTACAACGTCCCCGGGCCGCGCTACACCAGTTATCCGACGGCGCCGGAATGGAAGGACGATTTCGGGCCCAGTGACATGGAGAAGACGCTGGAGGCCTCCAACGCCGGCGCCCATCCGCGGCCGATCTCTTTGTACATGCATCTGCCCTTTTGCGACTCGTTGTGCCTTTTTTGCGGATGCAACGTGGTGATCCAAAAAAATCATGACGGGGCGACGCCCTATCTCGACCGCTTGAAGCGGGAGATCAATGCCTTTGCCCGGCACGTCAGTTCCCAGCGGGAGGTGATCCAGTTCCACTGGGGCGGGGGGACGCCGACCTACATGTCACCCGCGCAGCTGGAGGATCTGTTTCTGTTCACCCGGGAGCGGTTTCGATTTGCGTCCCACGCCGAGATCGGGGTCGAAGTGGATCCGCGGGTCACAACGGAAGAACATGTGCGGACTTTGCGCCGGCTGGGATTCAATCGCATTTCGATGGGGGTCCAGGATTTCACTCCGCTCGTCCAGAAGACGATCCATCGAATCCAGTCCTACGAGCTCACCCGCCAGCTCGTGGAACAATGCCGGGCTGCCGGTTACGAGTCGATCAATATCGACTTGATTTACGGCCTGCCACACCAGACCGGCGATTCATTCGCTGAATCGGTCGACAAGGTGATTGAAATCAACCCCGACCGCATTGCGATGTTCAGTTATGCGCATGTCCCGTGGTTGAAGAAGCAGCAGGGCTCCTTTGCTCAATTCATCCCGGATGGGCGCGACAAATTCAAGATCTTTCGCAGCGGGGTCGAGCGCTTCACGGCCGCCGGATACGATTATATCGGCTTCGATCATTTTGCCCGGCCCAACGACGAACTGTGCATCGCCCAGCGGGACCGGACCCTGCATCGGAATTTTCAGGGATACACCACCAAGGCGGGCGCCGACCTGTTTGGCCTGGGGGTCAGCTCCATCAGCGGCATCGATCGGACCTATGCGCAAAACTACCGCGATCTCGAGTCCTATTCCGGAGCCATCGACCAGGACCGCCTGGCCATCATGCGGGGAATGCGGTTGACGGAGGACGACGTCGTCCGCCGCACGGTGATCAACAGGATTCTGTGCCATTGCGTACTTCACAAATCTGAAATCGAGTCTGAATTCAACCTGGACTTCGACACCTACTTCGCCGGAGAGCAGCCCCGACTCCGGGAACTGGCGGACGACGGCCTGCTGGAATTGAACGGGGACACGATCGCGGTGACGCTGACCGGCAGGATCTTCATTCGGATCGTAGGTATGGCGTTCGACAAATACCTGCGCGAGAAAAAAGATTCGGCCAAGCCGCTGTTCTCAAAGACCCTGTAGATCGAGCCGGCTGCCCGCGCCTGGGCCAGTCTGCTCCGCAGTATCCGGCCATCTCATTCATGAAACCACCCCGCATCGGCGTCCTCCTCTTCAATCTCGGCGGTCCGGAATCCCTCGAGGACGTCAAGCCGTTTCTGTATAACCTCTTCTCCGATCCCGATATCATTCGAATCAAGAGTGATTGGTTGCGCAAATCGGTGGCCTGGTTTATTGCGACCACACGCCGGAAGAAGTCGTCCGGGTATTACGCCCAAATCGGCGGCGGTTCCCCCTTGCGCCGGATTACCGAGGACCAGGCCGCGGCGCTGGAGAGGAAGCTGGCAAATGAGGGGCTCAACGTGAGGGCCTTCGTCGGCATGCGCTGCTGGCGACCCACCATCGACGAGGCACTGGAAACCATCCAGCGCGATGAAATCACGCATCTCGTCGTTTTGCCGCTTTTTCCTCAATTCTCAGTGACCACCAGCGGTTCCTGCATCAACTATTTCAACGCCCGGCTCCGGCAGAACGACCCCGGTGAAAGCCTTCGGGCGAGTTACGTGACACGCTGGTACAACGAGCCTCTTTATATTGAAGCGATGGCGGAACTGGTTCGCGCGGAGATCGAACAGTTCCCCGAGGCCGACCCGAAGGCCACCTACGTGATTTATAGCGCCCACTCGATTCCCCAGCGGTACGTTGAAGAAGGGGACCCGTATCTCGACCAGACCCGGCATACGGTGGACCTGATCAACGAGAGGCTGGGCCTCAAGGGCCCCTGGACGTTGTCTTTTCAATCGAAGGTGGGCCCGGTGAAGTGGCTCGAGCCCAGCACTGAGGAAGTGATCCAAACCTTGGGGCGCCGCGGCACACAACAGGTCCTGGTCGTTCCCGTCAGTTTTGTTTCTGACCACATCGAGACGCTTTACGAAATCGACATTCAGTACCGCGAGACGGCGCGCCAGGCGGGCATTCCCCATTTTCGTCGCGCCGCCGCCCTCAACCTGAATTCAAATTTTATCGCCGCTCTGGCGGCGATTGTGAAAGAACAGGTTGCCCACTTGAAAGTGGCGTGATTCTCCATTATCCATTATGACAACGTCCTCCTCATCGACCGCAGCCCGATCCCCGAAAATCATCATCCTCGGCGCAGGCATCTCCGGGCTGACGTGCGCCTACCGGCTCCACCAAGCCGGGTTCGACGTCGAAGTGTTAGACCGGGAGACCGCGCCCGGTGGGGTCATGCAAACCCGGGTGATCGATGGTTTCCTCACCGAAGGCGGGCCGAACAGTTTTCAGTCCAGCGAGGAGGTGCTGTCGTTGATTCACGATGTCGGACTGGACGGGGAGCTGCTGGAAGCGGATGCACAGATGCCGCGATACATTTTCTTTTGCGGCCGGCTGCACCGGGCGCCCATGGGACCCGGCGCGCTCGTATTCACGAAGCTGCTCTCGGCCGGCGCCAAGGTGAAGTTGGTTCGTGAACCCTGGGCCCCCCGCAATCCGGATGGACATGAAGAATCCATCCGGGAATTTGTCACGCGGCGGCTGGGCCGGGAGCTGCACGACGTCATGCTGGCCCCGTTGGTCTCCGGCATCTACGCCGGGGATACGGCGAAACTGAGCATGCAAAGCGTGTTTCCGCTTCTGGTCGAGCTGGAGGCGAAGTATGGCGGGTTGCTCAAGGGGTTCATGAAGCACATGAAGGCGGAGCGCAAGAAGCGTGAGGCAGCGGGTAAACCCAAAATCCGGCGGACCTTGTGCTCATTCAAGAACGGCTTGAAAACATTTCCCGCGAGAATTGCCGATCAACTGGGCGCTCGCGTGCATTTGAACTGCGAGGTCCGATCCGTCCGCGCGAGCGCCGGGGGCGGGTTCACCCTCGAAGTCCGCGAAAACGGCGGCGCGCAGCAATACAGGAGTGACCGCCTGGTTCTTGCCACTCCGGTATTCGAGACAGCTGAACACTTGAAGAATCTCGCGGCAGGCCTCTCTGCAGACCCCTGGCCAAAAACGCTGAGTGCGGAGTTCACTCAGGCGTCCATGGGGCTGGCTTCCATTGAACTGCCGCCACTGGCGGGAGTGTGTCTGGCGTGGAAGAAATCCGATGTTCCGCACAACCTCAACGGATTTGGGTTTCTGATCCCGCGCACGGAGGGGATTCGTTTACTCGGATGTATCTGGAGCTCGTCGCTCTATCCTCGCCGCGCACCCGAGGGTTGGGTCCTGTTAACTAATTTCATCGGGGGCGCCACAGATCCCGGCATCCTTTCCCTCAGCGAAGGACAGCTCGTCGATGCCGTCCGCAATGACCTCCGGACCATTCTGGGAATTTCCGCCGCTCCCCGCGTGGTGACGGTCAACCGGTACGATCATGCCATCCCCCAGTACAATCTGGGGCATAAGGCCCGCATCGATGCGGCACGCCGCGCCATCGCTCAAATCCCGGGCGTCTACCTTGCCGGAAATTACCTCAGCGGAGTCTCGGTCGGCGATTGCATCAAGCAGGCACATGAAACGGTCAAACAAATCTTGTCTGCAGACAAACGCCAATGAACGGGGACATCGCCGTGTGGACACAAAAATACAAATCGATCATTGACATCCCCCTCGTGTTTGTCGTAAAAAGCTAATTCTCAATTTGCTGACGATTATGCATCCACTCTTTCAGCGTTGTTCTTGCCCTGCGACCCCTTGCTGTTGGGGCCACGAAGCCATGGCGATGTGTTGTTGGTCGCCACTTCAAAGGGCGGATGCGGTCGGGCATTGTGGAGGGGAGAGATAAGAGCAGGCCCCTCACAAGGAAATCGAATCAGCAAGAAGGATTTCAAAGAGAAACGCTGAATTAGATTCGGACCCCAAGATCAAGCCCTTCGAAGACAGATAAACTTCGAAGGGCTTTTTATTTTCTGCTGTGGTTTGTGCTGTGGGGCAGACGTCTCGTCTGCCCATTTCAAGTAGCCAAGTAGGGCGACCAATCTGGCCGCCCTACAAGAGGAAATCATTTATGAGCAACGCACAAAAACAAGCACGGACACGGAACGCAGTAACTCCCGAGCAAGAGGCCGAAATCGCCCGGCTCGTCGGCGAAATCGACCGCCTGGAAAGAGCTCACAGCGATCCCGATGACTTCAAACGCTTTCGCCTGGAAAACGGCATTTATGGGATTCGCGGGGTTTCGGACCAGCACATGGTCCGCGTGAAGGTCCGGTTTGGGAAGCTCGATGCGGCGCAGCTTGAAACCCTGGCTGAGATCGCGGAGCGTTTTACGCCGAGCCACAAGGTCCATCTCACCACGCGGCAGGATGTTCAATTTCATTATATCCGGAGGCGGGATCTCCCGGCCGTCCTCACGCTCCTGGCGGAGAGCGGCCTGACCACGAGGGAGGCCTGCGGAAACACGGTCCGAAACGTCACCGCCTGCCCTTTTGCCGGCATCTCGGCGACGGAGGTGTTTGATGTGCGCCCGTATGCCGAGGCGGTTTCGCTGTATTTTTTGAGGAATCCCTTGAACCAGAATCTCCCGCGAAAATTCAAGATTGCCTTTGAGGGATGCACAGAAGATCACGCCCGGACCCCGATTCATGACTTCGGCGCAGTGGCGGCGACGCGAGGGGCGAATGGGTCGAGCGAACGGGGCTTTCGAATCTACCTCGGGGGCGGCTTGGGCGCGCAGCCGGCATCGGCACAGCGGCTCGAGGAGTTCACTCCGGGACACCTGTTGATTGCGACCGCGGAGGCCGTCCTGCGGGTATTCGATCGCTTTGGAGAACGGCGGGAGGACCGCTCGCACCGCATGCGCGCCCGGCTGAAATTTCTCATCCGGGAGTGGGGATGGGAGAAGTTTCGTGAAGCGGTCCTCAAAGAGCGGAGGGTTGTTTCGCTGACGCAATCGGGACGTGCGGCCATTCCGTTCAACCTGGAAGAGGAACAACCGCCCCTCGGAGAGATCGAATTCAAAAGGGTGATTGAGGACGGGGTCTCGGGTCGCCTCACTGCCGGCATTCAGGACAGGGGCAGACGGGACGTCAGCGCCTCGGCCAGCCGGAGTTTGTTTGACCGTGAGCGCCGGTTCCTGAAGTGGCAAGGCTCGAATGTCATTCCCCAAAAGCAGAAAGGCTGGAGCGCCGTGATCGTGCGGTCGCCGCTCGGGGATCTAACCGTGACGAACCTGCGCCACATCGCCCGCACGGCTCAACGGTTTTGCGGAGGCCGGCTCCAGGTGGCCATCTCCCAGAACCTGATGTTGCGGTGGGTCCCGAATGCCGCAGTCCGGTTGGTGTACGACCAACTTGAAGCAGCCGGACTGGCGCACGGCGGAGCGCACCAGTTGGCCGATATCACGCGCTGCCCCGGCGCCGATACATGCCAGATTGCGATCACGCATTCGCGCGGACTGGCGGAGGCCCTGGCGCCCCTGGTTGAAAGGGACCTGGGGGAATTTCCTGAACTCGAACAACTTTCAATCAAAATCTCCGGCTGCATGAATTCCTGCGGCCAACATCACATCGCCGACATCGGATTTTATGGCGCCAGCGAAAACGTGAAGGGGCACGAACTGCCCAAATACGTCGTGATGCTGGGAGGCCGGACGCGCGAAGGGTTGGCGGAATTTGCCGTCCCTATCGCACAGATCCCGGCGAGACGGGTACCCGAGGCTACACGTGAGCTGTTGCTCTTCTACCGGGAAAACAAGCAAGAGAACGAGCTGTTTCGCGACTTTGTCGACCGTCTCGGCAAAGCGAGTTTTCGCGCGCTGCTGGCCAAGTATCAGGAGGTTTCATCTTACGAAAAGGATACAGCGCTGTTTCGTGACCTTGGCGCAGAGGAGGAGTTCAAGGTGGTGATGGGTGTCGGAGAGTGCGCCGGGAATTCAGTTCCAAGTTCAAAGTCCAAAGTTCAAAGTCCGCCGCCGGGGGAGTTCGTTGGAAAACATGAAGGTGAGAGTTCTGGACAAAATTCTGCGGACATCCTCTGAAACGATGCAGACAGCATGGGAGAGATCATCATGAGCGATCTATATCCTGTTTTTCTCCGACTTCAGAACCGCCGGGCCCTGGTGGTGGGTGGGGGCACGATGGCGGCCCTGCGCACCAGGCAACTGCTGGCGGCGGGCGCCGCCGTGACCGTGATCTCCCCCACGGTCAATGCCAGTCTGGATGAACTCGCCGAAGCCGGCCGCATTGAACTCATCGATCGGCCCTTTGCGCGAAGCGATGTCAGCAAGGGCTATTTCATCGTGATTGGCGCCACAGGTGATCCTGCGACGGAGGTTGCTTTGGCCAAAGAAGCGGAACGGCTCGGCCTTTTGTACAACGTGGTGGACGACGTCGAACATTCCAACTTCTATACGCCGGCTTTGGTGGAGCGGGGGGATCTTAAAATCGCCATCTCCACCAACGGGCTGAGTCCGGTGCTCGCCCGGCAGCTGCGACAGGAAATCGAGGCAGCCATTCCGTCCGTGACCGGGGAATGGATCAAGCAATTGGGGCAACTGCGGCAGAGGTTGAAGTTCGAGATCCCGGTGGATTTCGAGACCCGGAAGCAAATCATTCAAGAAGTGATCGAGAAGACGATTCAAAGATGAGCACGGTTGAAGACAATTCAGGAAGGGTACTCATCGTGGGCGCCGGACCGGGCGCCAGCGATCTGATCACCTTGAGAGGCCTGCGCGCCCTGCGGCAAGCAGACGTCGTCTTCTATGACGCACTGGTCAGCCCTCAATTGCTTTTGGAAGCAGACGAGAGAGCAGAAAGAATTTTTGTCGGAAAAAGGTGCGGGCGTCATGCCATGGACCAAAGAGAAATCAGCCGGTGGATGGTCTCCGAGGCTCGTGCGGGAAAGACGGTGGTGCGGCTCAAGGGAGGAGATCCACTGGTTTTTGGGCGCGGGGGCGAAGAGGCGCTGGCGTGTGAAGAAGCAGCTGTCGAGTTCGAACTGATCCCGGGTGTGTCATCGGCCCTCGGCGCGGCAAGCTACGCGGGCATTCCGCTGACTCATCGCGGCATCGCATCCTCGGTAGCGTT
This genomic stretch from Terriglobia bacterium harbors:
- the hemE gene encoding uroporphyrinogen decarboxylase, coding for MGNDRFLRACRREPVDRVPVWLMRQAGRYMREYREIRRNIPFMELVKDVELATRISLQPYRRFQMDAVILFSDILVPVQAMGLDVSIPEGGPKIANPVRTSQDVKELRVPDPTSSTKFVLEILERLRKELRDEAPLIGFAGAPFTLASYMIEGGGSRNFAVIKAMLYSQPATLHALLDKIAATVSLYVRAQINAGAQAIQLFDTWAGELSAAQYREFALPYTQRIFESIGNLGVPRLLFVNGCGALLEAMAESGADVLSVDWRVDLGEVRARLDSTIALQGNVDPCVLLSTPGAVEHEAKQAIFKGGGRGHILNLGHGILPTTPEENVATFVETAKKIFMVQPSQVVKQP
- the hemN gene encoding oxygen-independent coproporphyrinogen III oxidase, giving the protein MDEKLEIRFRDQQVAFPLQLLEKYNVPGPRYTSYPTAPEWKDDFGPSDMEKTLEASNAGAHPRPISLYMHLPFCDSLCLFCGCNVVIQKNHDGATPYLDRLKREINAFARHVSSQREVIQFHWGGGTPTYMSPAQLEDLFLFTRERFRFASHAEIGVEVDPRVTTEEHVRTLRRLGFNRISMGVQDFTPLVQKTIHRIQSYELTRQLVEQCRAAGYESINIDLIYGLPHQTGDSFAESVDKVIEINPDRIAMFSYAHVPWLKKQQGSFAQFIPDGRDKFKIFRSGVERFTAAGYDYIGFDHFARPNDELCIAQRDRTLHRNFQGYTTKAGADLFGLGVSSISGIDRTYAQNYRDLESYSGAIDQDRLAIMRGMRLTEDDVVRRTVINRILCHCVLHKSEIESEFNLDFDTYFAGEQPRLRELADDGLLELNGDTIAVTLTGRIFIRIVGMAFDKYLREKKDSAKPLFSKTL
- the hemH gene encoding ferrochelatase, with product MKPPRIGVLLFNLGGPESLEDVKPFLYNLFSDPDIIRIKSDWLRKSVAWFIATTRRKKSSGYYAQIGGGSPLRRITEDQAAALERKLANEGLNVRAFVGMRCWRPTIDEALETIQRDEITHLVVLPLFPQFSVTTSGSCINYFNARLRQNDPGESLRASYVTRWYNEPLYIEAMAELVRAEIEQFPEADPKATYVIYSAHSIPQRYVEEGDPYLDQTRHTVDLINERLGLKGPWTLSFQSKVGPVKWLEPSTEEVIQTLGRRGTQQVLVVPVSFVSDHIETLYEIDIQYRETARQAGIPHFRRAAALNLNSNFIAALAAIVKEQVAHLKVA
- the hemG gene encoding protoporphyrinogen oxidase, whose translation is MTTSSSSTAARSPKIIILGAGISGLTCAYRLHQAGFDVEVLDRETAPGGVMQTRVIDGFLTEGGPNSFQSSEEVLSLIHDVGLDGELLEADAQMPRYIFFCGRLHRAPMGPGALVFTKLLSAGAKVKLVREPWAPRNPDGHEESIREFVTRRLGRELHDVMLAPLVSGIYAGDTAKLSMQSVFPLLVELEAKYGGLLKGFMKHMKAERKKREAAGKPKIRRTLCSFKNGLKTFPARIADQLGARVHLNCEVRSVRASAGGGFTLEVRENGGAQQYRSDRLVLATPVFETAEHLKNLAAGLSADPWPKTLSAEFTQASMGLASIELPPLAGVCLAWKKSDVPHNLNGFGFLIPRTEGIRLLGCIWSSSLYPRRAPEGWVLLTNFIGGATDPGILSLSEGQLVDAVRNDLRTILGISAAPRVVTVNRYDHAIPQYNLGHKARIDAARRAIAQIPGVYLAGNYLSGVSVGDCIKQAHETVKQILSADKRQ
- a CDS encoding nitrite/sulfite reductase; translated protein: MSNAQKQARTRNAVTPEQEAEIARLVGEIDRLERAHSDPDDFKRFRLENGIYGIRGVSDQHMVRVKVRFGKLDAAQLETLAEIAERFTPSHKVHLTTRQDVQFHYIRRRDLPAVLTLLAESGLTTREACGNTVRNVTACPFAGISATEVFDVRPYAEAVSLYFLRNPLNQNLPRKFKIAFEGCTEDHARTPIHDFGAVAATRGANGSSERGFRIYLGGGLGAQPASAQRLEEFTPGHLLIATAEAVLRVFDRFGERREDRSHRMRARLKFLIREWGWEKFREAVLKERRVVSLTQSGRAAIPFNLEEEQPPLGEIEFKRVIEDGVSGRLTAGIQDRGRRDVSASASRSLFDRERRFLKWQGSNVIPQKQKGWSAVIVRSPLGDLTVTNLRHIARTAQRFCGGRLQVAISQNLMLRWVPNAAVRLVYDQLEAAGLAHGGAHQLADITRCPGADTCQIAITHSRGLAEALAPLVERDLGEFPELEQLSIKISGCMNSCGQHHIADIGFYGASENVKGHELPKYVVMLGGRTREGLAEFAVPIAQIPARRVPEATRELLLFYRENKQENELFRDFVDRLGKASFRALLAKYQEVSSYEKDTALFRDLGAEEEFKVVMGVGECAGNSVPSSKSKVQSPPPGEFVGKHEGESSGQNSADIL
- a CDS encoding bifunctional precorrin-2 dehydrogenase/sirohydrochlorin ferrochelatase, whose translation is MSDLYPVFLRLQNRRALVVGGGTMAALRTRQLLAAGAAVTVISPTVNASLDELAEAGRIELIDRPFARSDVSKGYFIVIGATGDPATEVALAKEAERLGLLYNVVDDVEHSNFYTPALVERGDLKIAISTNGLSPVLARQLRQEIEAAIPSVTGEWIKQLGQLRQRLKFEIPVDFETRKQIIQEVIEKTIQR
- the cobA gene encoding uroporphyrinogen-III C-methyltransferase, whose translation is MSTVEDNSGRVLIVGAGPGASDLITLRGLRALRQADVVFYDALVSPQLLLEADERAERIFVGKRCGRHAMDQREISRWMVSEARAGKTVVRLKGGDPLVFGRGGEEALACEEAAVEFELIPGVSSALGAASYAGIPLTHRGIASSVAFITAREGREEDTGENKLASLAKAADTLVIFMGGSRLRSIVESLIGAGLSASTPVAVISEATLQNQHTIVATLSTIAAQVAEACLTTPMLIIVGEVAQLSTALNWFERQRRAVPAIEPDAPAELIHPQ